One window of Flavobacterium ammonificans genomic DNA carries:
- a CDS encoding DMT family transporter: MYKRNLALLAATIVSIIYGVTFTIAKDVMPQYIDAFGFIAIRVGGTMALFWMVSIAINAFKKSPAEKIDPSDYKRIIAAAFFGVALNMLTFFKGLSLTSPISAAVIMVSTPMIVMVLSAILVKEKMKRRMIFGLLLGLLGTALLILYGKSIGNLKQAGLGNFLVLVNAISYGYYLIIVKKLMHKYQAFTFVKWIYLAGFLMVLPFGWEEFQSVQWIAVPTEMYWKIGFVVFCSTFLTYLLNLLSMKELSPTTVAVFIYLQPLFASIFAIGLGKDELNSIKIISAALIFSGVYLVTIKKS; the protein is encoded by the coding sequence ATGTACAAACGAAATCTCGCATTACTAGCCGCTACTATTGTTTCCATAATTTATGGGGTAACATTCACTATTGCTAAAGATGTGATGCCTCAATACATAGACGCTTTTGGTTTTATTGCGATACGAGTGGGCGGAACCATGGCTTTATTTTGGATGGTATCGATAGCTATAAATGCATTCAAAAAATCGCCGGCAGAAAAAATAGACCCATCCGATTACAAAAGAATAATTGCAGCCGCTTTCTTTGGGGTAGCGCTCAACATGCTTACTTTTTTCAAAGGATTAAGTTTGACATCACCAATAAGCGCCGCAGTAATAATGGTATCTACTCCAATGATCGTTATGGTGCTTTCGGCAATTTTGGTTAAAGAAAAAATGAAGAGACGAATGATTTTCGGACTTCTTTTGGGTTTGTTAGGAACCGCCTTATTAATTCTTTACGGAAAATCTATTGGTAATTTAAAACAAGCAGGCTTAGGTAATTTTTTAGTTTTAGTAAATGCCATTTCTTATGGGTATTATTTAATTATTGTTAAAAAATTAATGCATAAATACCAAGCTTTCACTTTTGTAAAATGGATTTATCTCGCTGGATTTCTGATGGTTTTACCTTTTGGATGGGAAGAATTTCAATCCGTTCAATGGATTGCAGTTCCTACTGAAATGTATTGGAAAATAGGTTTTGTAGTGTTTTGCTCTACCTTCTTAACCTATTTATTGAACCTGCTTTCTATGAAAGAATTAAGCCCAACCACTGTAGCCGTTTTCATTTATTTACAACCCCTTTTTGCTTCTATTTTTGCCATCGGATTAGGGAAAGACGAGTTGAACAGTATTAAAATAATTTCGGCAGCCCTAATTTTTAGTGGGGTTTATCTAGTTACGATAAAGAAATCCTAA
- a CDS encoding arsenate reductase family protein has translation MNKIYYLASCDTCRKIIKALPKGHDLVFHDIKQDPINEEQLDEMYQLSGSYEALFSKKAQLYKSLGLKDKALTEADFKKYILEHYTFLSRPVFIIKGAIYIGNSQQNILQVHKALS, from the coding sequence ATGAACAAAATATACTACCTCGCCTCGTGCGATACCTGCCGAAAAATCATTAAAGCCTTACCAAAAGGACATGATTTAGTTTTTCACGACATCAAACAAGACCCTATTAACGAAGAGCAATTGGATGAGATGTATCAACTTTCAGGCAGTTACGAAGCTCTTTTTAGTAAAAAAGCACAATTGTACAAATCTTTAGGTTTAAAAGACAAAGCCTTGACCGAAGCTGATTTCAAAAAATACATCTTAGAACACTATACTTTTTTGAGTCGTCCCGTTTTTATTATTAAGGGCGCCATATATATTGGCAACAGCCAACAAAACATACTTCAAGTTCATAAAGCATTGAGTTAA
- a CDS encoding DinB family protein: MEQIFELNRTLRKLIAPFLEELSLDQLNTIPEGFTNNLFWNIAHVVVTQQLLVYKLSGLPMLISDELVDKYKKGSKPEHAASQEDVDQIKSLLFDTIDQTQADYGSGVFTQFTEYPTSSGFVLKSVQDAMAYNNFHEGLHLGILMSMKKIV, translated from the coding sequence ATGGAACAAATATTCGAACTGAACCGAACCCTACGAAAATTAATTGCTCCTTTTTTAGAGGAATTGAGCCTAGACCAACTGAATACAATTCCTGAAGGATTTACCAATAATCTATTTTGGAATATTGCCCATGTCGTGGTAACTCAGCAGTTATTAGTGTATAAACTTTCAGGTTTGCCTATGTTAATTTCGGATGAATTGGTTGATAAATACAAGAAAGGCTCAAAACCTGAACATGCTGCGTCTCAGGAAGATGTAGATCAAATTAAATCATTATTATTTGATACAATTGATCAAACACAAGCCGATTATGGAAGTGGAGTATTTACTCAATTTACCGAGTATCCAACCTCTAGTGGTTTTGTTTTAAAAAGTGTTCAGGACGCGATGGCATACAATAATTTCCACGAAGGACTTCATCTGGGAATACTAATGAGTATGAAGAAAATAGTATAG
- the gdhA gene encoding NADP-specific glutamate dehydrogenase, whose translation MEDKINQFMALVEAKNPNEPEFIQAVREFAETVIPFISERKKYDGKNILLRIAEPERSIIFRVPWVADNGEIIVNRGFRIQMNSAIGPYKGGIRFHHTVNLSVLKFLAFEQVFKNSLTTLPMGGGKGGSDFDPEGKSDGEIMRFCQSFMTELCRHIGPDLDVPAGDIGVGAREIGYLFGQYKRIRNEFTGVLTGKGLAYGGSLIRPEATGYGVVYFTEQMLRSIGHEIKGKTVAISGFGNVAWGVALKVNELGGKVVTLSGPDGYIYDQDGISGDKIEFMLELRARGDNKAEAYLEKYPNAVFHKGKSPWEAKVDIAIPCATQNELNEEDAKKLIANGVICVTEAANMPCTLDAIKQFLDAKVLFAPGKAANAGGVAASGLEMTQNSIRLNWTSEEVDERLKDIMVGIHNQCKKYGAEEDGYVNYVKGANIAGFVKVADAMLAQGVV comes from the coding sequence ATGGAAGATAAAATAAATCAATTTATGGCTTTGGTGGAAGCCAAAAATCCCAACGAACCGGAATTCATTCAAGCGGTGAGAGAATTTGCTGAAACGGTAATTCCGTTCATCTCAGAACGAAAAAAATACGACGGGAAAAACATATTACTTCGAATTGCTGAGCCAGAGCGTTCTATTATTTTTAGAGTGCCATGGGTAGCAGATAATGGAGAAATTATCGTAAATCGTGGATTTAGAATTCAAATGAATTCGGCTATCGGACCGTATAAAGGCGGAATTCGTTTTCATCATACTGTGAACTTATCGGTATTGAAATTCTTGGCTTTCGAACAAGTATTCAAAAATAGTTTGACTACACTACCAATGGGTGGTGGAAAAGGAGGTTCTGATTTTGATCCAGAAGGAAAATCAGATGGTGAAATCATGCGTTTTTGTCAATCATTTATGACGGAATTGTGTCGTCATATTGGACCCGACTTGGATGTTCCTGCGGGAGATATTGGAGTTGGAGCCAGAGAAATTGGTTACTTATTCGGACAATACAAACGCATTCGCAATGAATTTACTGGGGTATTAACTGGAAAAGGATTGGCTTACGGAGGTTCGTTAATTCGCCCAGAAGCAACAGGATACGGTGTAGTGTATTTTACAGAGCAAATGTTGCGTTCTATAGGTCATGAAATTAAAGGTAAAACGGTTGCTATTTCAGGTTTTGGAAATGTAGCTTGGGGAGTTGCTTTAAAAGTAAATGAGCTGGGCGGAAAAGTAGTTACCCTTTCAGGTCCTGACGGATATATTTATGATCAAGATGGAATTTCAGGTGATAAAATTGAATTTATGTTAGAGTTGAGAGCGCGCGGCGATAATAAAGCCGAAGCCTATTTAGAGAAATATCCAAATGCAGTTTTCCACAAAGGTAAAAGTCCTTGGGAAGCAAAAGTAGATATCGCTATTCCATGCGCGACTCAAAATGAATTGAACGAAGAAGATGCTAAAAAATTGATTGCTAATGGAGTAATTTGTGTTACTGAAGCGGCTAATATGCCTTGTACATTAGACGCTATTAAACAATTTTTAGATGCTAAAGTATTATTTGCTCCAGGAAAAGCTGCGAATGCTGGAGGAGTTGCCGCCTCTGGGTTAGAGATGACTCAAAATTCGATTCGTTTGAACTGGACGAGCGAGGAAGTAGATGAACGATTAAAAGACATTATGGTGGGTATTCACAATCAATGTAAAAAATATGGTGCGGAAGAAGATGGGTATGTTAACTATGTAAAAGGAGCTAATATCGCTGGATTTGTAAAAGTGGCTGACGCCATGCTTGCACAAGGAGTGGTATAA
- the recO gene encoding DNA repair protein RecO: MQVKTKAIVISALKFQEKSLIVKCFTLTHGLKSYFVRDAFSARKSNQKIAYFQPLNILEIEAVHKNKGTLENFKEIKIATPFHSIHTDIVKSTIVLFLSEILHHSIHEEEKNEPLFAFLEAALQWLDNHNETANFHLILLLEMTKHFGFYPDVSDKDQAFFELIEGVFSPFHAVSSLTEHETLLFKKLIDLKWDSDQKIFHVIERQILLKILMDYYSYHLDGFRKPKSLDVLKEVFA, encoded by the coding sequence ATGCAAGTCAAAACCAAAGCGATTGTTATTTCGGCATTAAAATTTCAGGAAAAAAGCCTGATTGTAAAATGCTTTACGTTGACTCACGGTTTGAAATCCTATTTTGTTCGGGATGCTTTTTCGGCTCGAAAATCGAATCAGAAAATTGCGTATTTCCAGCCGTTGAATATTTTAGAAATTGAAGCGGTGCATAAGAATAAAGGTACCTTGGAGAATTTCAAAGAAATTAAAATTGCCACGCCTTTTCATTCAATTCATACCGACATTGTCAAAAGCACCATTGTGTTGTTTCTGTCAGAGATTTTGCACCATTCCATTCACGAAGAAGAAAAAAACGAACCGCTCTTTGCCTTTTTAGAAGCGGCCTTACAGTGGCTCGACAATCATAATGAAACGGCTAATTTCCATTTGATTTTATTGCTTGAAATGACCAAGCATTTTGGATTTTACCCGGATGTTTCCGACAAGGATCAAGCCTTTTTCGAATTGATAGAAGGTGTTTTTTCTCCGTTTCATGCAGTAAGTTCACTTACTGAACACGAAACACTTTTATTCAAAAAACTGATTGATTTAAAATGGGATTCGGATCAAAAAATCTTCCATGTGATTGAAAGACAAATCCTCTTGAAAATCCTAATGGATTACTACAGTTATCATTTGGACGGCTTTCGAAAACCCAAATCTTTGGATGTGTTGAAGGAGGTTTTTGCTTAA
- the ileS gene encoding isoleucine--tRNA ligase: MSTKFTEYKGLDLPKSAEEVLDFWKKETIFEKTVTTREGNPPYVFFEGPPSANGLPGIHHVMARAIKDIFCRYKTQKGFQVKRKAGWDTHGLPVELGTEKELGITKEDIGKTITVEEYNEACKRTVMRYTDVWNDLTEKMGYWVDMEDPYVTYKPKYMETVWWLLKQIYNKDLMYKGYTIQPYSPKAGTGLSSHEVNQPGSYRDVTDTTIVAQFKTKPESLPSFLQGFGEIHVLAWTTTPWTLPSNTALTVGPKIDYVLVKTFNQYTFLPSNVILAKNLVGKQFGKTFFESTDAADFENFKAGDKKIPFQILAEAKGADLVGIRYEQLMPLVLPYQNAEDAFRVIAGDFVTTEDGTGIVHTAPTFGADDAKVAKEATPEIPPMLVLDENGTPVPLVDLQGKFVNGLGDLSGKYVKNEYYNEGEAPERSADVEIAIQLKEENKAFKVEKYVHSYPHCWRTDKPILYYPLDSWFIKITEVRDRMFDLNDSINWKPKATGEGRFGNWLKNANDWNLSRSRYWGIPLPIWRTEDKQEEILIGSVEELYNEIEKSIQAGFQKTNPFAGFEIGNMSEANYDLIDLHKNVVDEITLVSASGKPMQRESDLIDVWFDSGAMPYAQWHYPFENKELIDQNKSFPADFIAEGVDQTRGWFYTLHAIGTLVFDTVAYKNVVSNGLVLDKNGQKMSKRLGNAVDPFETLKEYGPDATRWYMISNANPWDNLKFDLEGIAEVRRKFFGTLYNTYSFFSLYANIDGFTYSEAEIPLAERPEIDRWIISELNTLIKDVDGFYADYEPTRAARAISDFVQENLSNWYVRLCRRRFWKGEYAQDKIAAYQTLYTCLLSISKLAAPIAPFYMDKLYRDLTQATHLEGFESVHLAKFPEFVENFVDKSLESKMQKAQTISSLVLSLRKKEMIKVRQPLQKVMIPVLDSNQRAEIEAVSDLIKAEVNVKEIVLLDDASGVLVKQIKPNFKALGPRFGKDMGLISKEIQGFSPDQINELEQQGTLAIVIAGNTVSLTLEDVEITSQDIEGWLVANSNGITVALDITISTELKQEGIARELVNRIQNIRKDSGFEVTDKIKVTLQQNAELKTAVEANLDYIMSETLTESLVFDDEVTNGLEIEFDDIKTRILITK; the protein is encoded by the coding sequence ATGAGCACAAAATTTACTGAATACAAAGGACTTGACTTGCCAAAATCGGCAGAAGAAGTGCTGGATTTTTGGAAGAAAGAAACGATATTTGAAAAAACGGTAACTACCCGCGAGGGGAATCCGCCATACGTATTTTTTGAAGGGCCGCCTTCGGCAAATGGTTTACCAGGAATTCACCACGTGATGGCACGTGCTATTAAAGATATTTTTTGTCGCTATAAAACTCAAAAAGGGTTCCAAGTAAAGCGTAAAGCTGGATGGGATACTCATGGTTTGCCTGTCGAATTGGGTACCGAAAAAGAACTCGGAATTACCAAAGAAGACATCGGTAAAACCATCACAGTAGAAGAATACAACGAGGCGTGCAAACGCACTGTAATGCGCTATACGGATGTTTGGAACGACCTAACAGAAAAAATGGGGTATTGGGTAGATATGGAAGATCCGTATGTGACGTACAAACCCAAATACATGGAAACCGTGTGGTGGTTGTTGAAACAAATCTACAACAAGGATTTGATGTACAAAGGCTACACCATTCAGCCGTATTCGCCAAAAGCGGGGACTGGATTGTCTTCTCACGAGGTGAATCAGCCGGGTTCGTACCGCGATGTAACTGATACAACTATCGTAGCACAGTTCAAAACTAAACCAGAGTCATTGCCAAGCTTTTTACAAGGATTTGGAGAGATTCATGTTTTGGCTTGGACAACTACTCCTTGGACTTTGCCATCGAACACGGCTTTGACCGTAGGACCAAAAATTGATTATGTGTTGGTGAAAACCTTCAATCAGTATACTTTTTTACCATCGAATGTTATTTTGGCTAAAAATTTAGTTGGAAAACAATTCGGAAAAACCTTCTTCGAATCGACAGATGCGGCTGATTTTGAAAACTTCAAAGCAGGAGACAAGAAAATTCCATTCCAAATTTTGGCGGAAGCCAAAGGAGCGGACTTGGTTGGGATTCGTTACGAGCAATTAATGCCATTAGTGTTACCGTATCAAAATGCCGAAGATGCTTTCCGAGTGATTGCAGGAGATTTTGTAACTACCGAAGACGGAACAGGAATTGTGCATACCGCACCTACTTTTGGTGCAGATGATGCTAAAGTAGCCAAAGAAGCTACTCCTGAAATACCGCCTATGTTGGTTTTGGACGAAAATGGTACACCAGTTCCTTTGGTAGATTTGCAAGGTAAATTTGTCAATGGATTGGGGGATCTTTCAGGTAAATACGTTAAAAACGAATACTATAACGAAGGCGAAGCGCCAGAGCGTTCTGCCGATGTGGAAATTGCCATTCAGTTAAAAGAAGAAAATAAGGCGTTCAAAGTAGAGAAATACGTTCACAGTTACCCACATTGTTGGCGAACAGACAAGCCTATTTTATATTACCCATTGGATTCGTGGTTCATCAAGATTACCGAAGTGCGTGACCGTATGTTTGACTTGAATGATTCCATCAACTGGAAGCCAAAAGCGACTGGAGAAGGTCGTTTTGGAAACTGGTTGAAAAACGCTAACGATTGGAATTTATCCCGTTCTAGATATTGGGGAATTCCGTTGCCAATATGGAGAACTGAAGACAAACAAGAAGAAATTTTGATTGGTTCGGTTGAAGAATTGTACAACGAAATTGAAAAATCAATTCAGGCTGGTTTCCAAAAAACAAATCCGTTTGCGGGTTTTGAAATTGGAAATATGTCAGAAGCGAATTATGATTTGATTGATTTGCACAAAAATGTAGTAGACGAAATCACTTTGGTTTCGGCTTCAGGAAAACCAATGCAACGCGAAAGCGATTTGATAGACGTTTGGTTCGATTCTGGAGCTATGCCTTATGCACAATGGCATTATCCATTTGAAAATAAAGAGTTGATTGACCAAAATAAATCATTCCCTGCAGACTTTATCGCTGAAGGAGTGGATCAAACCCGTGGTTGGTTCTATACTTTACACGCTATTGGGACTTTGGTTTTTGATACAGTTGCCTATAAAAATGTGGTTTCTAACGGATTGGTATTGGACAAAAATGGACAGAAAATGTCGAAACGTTTAGGGAATGCCGTTGATCCTTTTGAAACTTTGAAAGAATATGGTCCAGACGCAACGCGTTGGTACATGATATCTAACGCGAATCCTTGGGACAATTTGAAATTTGACTTGGAAGGAATTGCTGAGGTGCGTCGTAAATTCTTTGGCACTTTATATAACACTTATTCATTCTTTAGTTTGTATGCTAATATCGATGGATTTACTTATTCAGAAGCTGAAATTCCGTTGGCAGAGCGTCCAGAAATTGATCGTTGGATTATATCCGAATTGAATACATTAATTAAAGATGTGGATGGTTTCTATGCTGATTATGAACCAACAAGAGCTGCTCGTGCGATTTCTGATTTTGTTCAAGAAAACTTGAGTAACTGGTACGTTCGTTTGTGTAGAAGACGTTTTTGGAAAGGTGAATATGCGCAAGATAAAATCGCGGCCTATCAAACTTTATATACCTGTTTGTTAAGCATAAGTAAATTGGCTGCTCCAATTGCGCCATTTTATATGGACAAATTATACAGAGATTTAACACAAGCGACACATTTAGAAGGTTTTGAGAGTGTACATTTGGCAAAATTTCCAGAATTCGTTGAAAACTTTGTTGATAAATCGTTGGAAAGCAAAATGCAAAAAGCACAAACGATTTCATCATTGGTATTATCGCTTCGTAAAAAAGAGATGATTAAAGTACGCCAACCTTTGCAAAAGGTAATGATTCCAGTACTTGACAGTAATCAAAGAGCTGAAATTGAAGCAGTATCCGATTTAATTAAAGCGGAGGTTAACGTAAAAGAAATAGTGCTTTTGGATGATGCCTCGGGTGTTTTGGTGAAGCAAATCAAACCTAATTTCAAGGCATTAGGACCTCGTTTTGGCAAAGACATGGGCTTGATTTCTAAGGAAATTCAAGGGTTTTCTCCAGATCAAATCAACGAACTGGAACAGCAAGGAACTTTAGCTATTGTTATTGCAGGGAATACTGTATCTTTAACTTTAGAAGATGTAGAAATTACGTCTCAAGATATTGAAGGATGGTTGGTAGCTAATTCTAACGGAATTACGGTAGCTTTAGATATTACAATTTCGACAGAATTGAAACAAGAAGGAATTGCCAGAGAATTGGTTAACCGAATCCAAAATATCCGTAAAGATTCAGGATTTGAAGTAACAGATAAAATTAAAGTAACCTTACAACAGAATGCTGAATTAAAAACCGCAGTTGAAGCGAATTTAGACTACATCATGTCGGAAACGCTAACTGAAAGTTTGGTTTTTGATGATGAGGTAACCAATGGATTAGAAATAGAATTTGACGATATAAAAACAAGAATACTAATTACTAAATAA
- a CDS encoding TraR/DksA family transcriptional regulator — protein sequence MIDEIARYSEADLAEFKELILKKIQKAQEDLDLIKSAYMNDLNNGTDDTSPTFKAFEEGSETMSKEANSQLAIRQEKFIRDLKNALFRVENKTYGVCKVTGKLISKERLLIVPHATMSIEAKNMQR from the coding sequence ATGATAGATGAAATTGCAAGATATTCAGAAGCTGATTTAGCAGAATTCAAAGAATTAATTTTAAAGAAAATACAAAAAGCTCAAGAAGATTTAGACTTGATTAAAAGTGCTTATATGAATGATTTGAATAATGGAACTGATGATACTTCTCCAACATTCAAAGCGTTTGAAGAAGGTAGTGAAACCATGTCTAAAGAAGCCAACTCACAATTAGCTATTCGCCAAGAAAAGTTTATTCGTGATTTGAAAAATGCGCTTTTTAGAGTTGAAAACAAAACTTACGGAGTATGTAAAGTTACGGGTAAGTTAATTAGCAAAGAGCGACTGTTGATTGTGCCTCACGCTACAATGAGTATCGAAGCCAAAAACATGCAGCGATAA
- a CDS encoding lipoprotein signal peptidase: protein MSLRLAYLLVILILIIDQLSKIYIKTNFVLGEEVEVFSWFKIYFIENEGMAWGTKIPGEYGKLFLTLFRLVAVAGIGYWLWDSITRKNSSNYLIVAIILIMAGAFGNIIDSVFYGIFFDDSQQNVATMFSNQPYGTWFHGKVVDMFYFPIWQGNLPSWIPFWGGKEFTFFNAIFNVADVAISTGVGILLFFNAKAFPTQN, encoded by the coding sequence ATCTCATTACGTCTAGCTTATCTTTTAGTTATTTTGATTTTAATAATAGATCAATTGTCTAAAATTTACATAAAAACTAACTTCGTTTTAGGGGAAGAAGTGGAAGTGTTTTCTTGGTTTAAAATTTATTTTATTGAAAACGAAGGAATGGCTTGGGGTACTAAAATACCTGGCGAATATGGGAAGTTGTTTTTAACTTTATTTAGATTAGTTGCTGTTGCAGGCATAGGGTATTGGTTATGGGATTCTATTACAAGAAAGAACAGTTCTAACTACCTTATAGTTGCGATAATATTAATTATGGCAGGAGCTTTTGGGAACATAATTGATTCTGTTTTTTACGGAATATTTTTTGATGATAGTCAACAAAATGTAGCTACTATGTTTTCCAATCAACCCTACGGAACCTGGTTTCATGGTAAAGTAGTGGATATGTTCTATTTTCCCATCTGGCAAGGTAATTTACCTTCTTGGATTCCTTTTTGGGGCGGTAAAGAATTTACTTTTTTCAATGCTATTTTCAATGTTGCTGACGTAGCCATTTCTACCGGCGTGGGGATTTTACTTTTTTTTAACGCAAAAGCATTTCCAACACAAAATTAA
- the radA gene encoding DNA repair protein RadA, with amino-acid sequence MSKVKTTFFCQNCGTQYAKWQGQCNACKEWNTIAEEIVQKQEKVAWKSEPTSAGKAPKPLRINEIDSAQEIRLDTTDNELNRVLGGGIVPGSLILLGGEPGIGKSTLLLQISLSLPYKTLYVSGEESQKQIKMRAERITPNGDNCYILTETKTQNIFKQIEAIQPEIVIIDSIQTLHTDYIESTPGSISQIRETTAELIKFAKETNTPVILIGHITKDGTIAGPKILEHMVDTVLQFEGDRNHVYRILRSLKNRFGSTAEIGIYEMLGSGLREVSNPSEILISHKDEELSGTAIATTLEGMRPLMLEIQALVSTAVYGTPQRSTTGYNAKRLNMILAVLEKRAGFRLGAKDVFLNITGGISVDDPAIDLAVVAAILSSNEDIPVNKDFCFAGEVGLSGEIRPVNRVDQRIQEAEKLGFSTIFVSKYNKIALKNTGIKIRLVAKIEDVAGELFG; translated from the coding sequence ATGTCGAAAGTGAAAACTACTTTTTTCTGTCAAAACTGCGGAACGCAATATGCCAAATGGCAAGGGCAATGCAATGCCTGTAAAGAATGGAACACCATTGCGGAAGAAATTGTTCAGAAACAAGAAAAAGTAGCATGGAAAAGCGAACCGACAAGCGCTGGAAAAGCACCAAAACCCTTGCGAATAAATGAAATCGACTCAGCGCAAGAAATTCGTCTAGACACTACAGACAACGAATTGAATCGCGTTTTAGGAGGCGGAATTGTCCCGGGTTCCTTAATTCTTTTGGGAGGCGAACCGGGTATTGGAAAAAGTACGCTTTTATTACAAATTTCGCTTAGCTTACCCTATAAAACATTATATGTTTCGGGGGAAGAGAGTCAGAAACAAATCAAAATGCGTGCAGAACGCATTACGCCAAATGGCGATAATTGCTATATTCTGACCGAAACCAAAACACAGAATATCTTCAAACAAATTGAAGCCATCCAACCTGAAATCGTCATTATAGATTCGATTCAAACGCTGCATACCGATTATATTGAATCTACACCAGGTAGTATTTCTCAAATTAGAGAAACTACAGCTGAACTAATAAAGTTTGCCAAAGAAACCAATACACCTGTTATTTTAATTGGTCACATCACTAAAGACGGAACCATAGCTGGACCGAAAATTTTGGAACACATGGTCGATACGGTTTTACAATTTGAAGGCGACCGAAATCATGTGTACCGTATTTTACGTTCGTTAAAAAATCGTTTTGGCTCCACTGCCGAAATCGGAATATACGAAATGTTAGGCAGCGGCTTACGCGAAGTATCCAATCCTTCTGAAATTTTGATTTCACACAAAGACGAAGAATTGTCAGGTACTGCTATTGCTACTACTTTGGAAGGTATGCGTCCTTTGATGCTCGAAATACAAGCTTTAGTCAGCACGGCAGTATACGGAACACCGCAACGTAGTACAACGGGATACAATGCCAAAAGACTGAATATGATTTTGGCGGTTTTGGAAAAACGTGCTGGTTTCCGTTTGGGTGCTAAAGACGTTTTCTTGAACATCACTGGAGGCATTTCCGTGGATGATCCAGCTATTGATTTGGCAGTGGTGGCCGCTATTTTATCTTCTAATGAAGACATTCCTGTGAACAAAGATTTTTGTTTTGCAGGCGAAGTAGGCCTTTCAGGCGAAATTAGACCTGTAAACCGCGTAGATCAACGCATCCAAGAAGCTGAAAAATTGGGATTTTCAACTATTTTTGTATCCAAATACAACAAAATTGCCTTGAAAAATACAGGAATTAAAATCCGTTTGGTTGCCAAAATTGAAGATGTGGCTGGCGAATTATTTGGATAA
- the panD gene encoding aspartate 1-decarboxylase, translated as MQIQVVKSKIHRVKVTGADLNYIGSITIDEALLEASNIIEGEKVAIVNVNNGERFETYAIKGEKNSGTITLNGPAARKVQKDDIIIIISYATLEFEEAKTFKPWIIFPNENDNSLT; from the coding sequence ATGCAAATTCAAGTTGTAAAATCAAAAATACACCGCGTTAAGGTAACTGGAGCTGATTTAAATTACATCGGCAGTATTACTATTGACGAAGCTTTGTTAGAGGCTTCTAATATAATTGAAGGAGAAAAAGTAGCCATTGTGAACGTAAATAATGGCGAACGTTTTGAAACCTATGCTATTAAAGGAGAAAAAAATTCAGGGACTATCACATTGAATGGACCCGCTGCAAGAAAAGTACAAAAAGATGATATTATCATCATTATTTCCTATGCAACACTTGAATTTGAAGAAGCAAAAACCTTTAAACCTTGGATTATTTTTCCAAATGAAAACGACAATTCTTTGACTTAA
- the panC gene encoding pantoate--beta-alanine ligase, which translates to MPIFYAKEQLIAHLELISTADSSIGFVPTMGALHSGHLALMQQSLTENTHTIVSIFVNPTQFNNPEDLAKYPRNLEADLTKITALSTNIIVYAPTVEDIYSGNPVSQSFDFDGLENQMEGQFRPGHFNGVGTIVKRLFEIVNPTRAYFGEKDFQQLQIVKKLAVKYNLPVTIIGCPIFREANQLAMSSRNERLSEEERKQAGLIYQTLAQAKIKFQNEDIEKVNQFVQKTFENHPLFELEYFVIADEEKLITCHNKDKNKNYRAFIAVFVNNIRLIDTISLN; encoded by the coding sequence GAGCTTATCAGTACTGCTGATTCTTCAATTGGTTTTGTTCCTACGATGGGCGCGTTACACAGTGGTCATCTTGCTTTAATGCAACAATCGCTTACAGAAAACACACATACTATAGTTAGTATTTTTGTCAATCCAACTCAATTTAATAATCCAGAAGATTTAGCAAAATACCCCCGCAATCTTGAAGCTGATCTAACAAAAATTACCGCATTAAGTACCAATATAATTGTTTATGCTCCCACAGTAGAAGATATTTACAGTGGAAATCCTGTCTCACAATCTTTTGATTTTGATGGATTAGAAAATCAAATGGAAGGTCAATTTAGACCCGGTCATTTTAATGGCGTAGGAACAATCGTTAAGCGTTTATTTGAAATAGTGAATCCTACTAGGGCTTATTTTGGAGAAAAAGATTTTCAACAATTACAAATTGTAAAAAAACTAGCTGTTAAATACAATCTTCCTGTAACAATTATTGGCTGTCCAATATTCAGAGAGGCCAATCAACTAGCGATGAGTTCAAGAAACGAACGCTTATCTGAAGAAGAAAGGAAACAAGCTGGACTTATATACCAAACATTGGCTCAGGCTAAAATTAAATTCCAAAATGAAGATATTGAAAAAGTGAATCAATTTGTCCAAAAGACATTTGAAAATCATCCACTTTTTGAATTAGAATACTTCGTTATAGCCGATGAAGAAAAGTTAATCACATGCCATAATAAAGATAAAAACAAAAACTATCGTGCTTTTATAGCAGTTTTTGTCAACAATATTCGTTTGATTGATACCATTTCATTAAATTAA